In Roseibium algicola, the DNA window TCGCCAACAACATGACACTGCCTTTCCTGGGGGCATTCAGCCGGTTCTCTTTCCTGAGCGAACGCGGACAGCGCCGGGCTGCTGACGACATGATCGGCAAGATCGGGATCGTCTGTCAGGGCAACGGCGACGGCATCAACACCCTGTCGGGTGGCAACCAGCAGAAGGTCATGATCGGCCGCTGGCTGTTGCAGGCAAGCCGCGTGCTGTTGCTGGACGAACCTTTCCAGGGTGTCGACATCGGCGCCCGGCGGGACATCGGTCACTACATCCGGCAGACCGCAAAAGGGCGCACGACGCTCGTCTTCGTCGCGGAAATCGACGAGGCCCTGGAAATCGCCGACCGCATCGTCGTCATGCACGAGGCCGCCATCGTCGGCGAATACATCAACAAGAACGTCGACCTGAACCGTCTGGTCGCGGATGTCTCGGGGCCCGCAGGCGGGCAGGGGCAGAGCGAGCCAGCAACGCAGGCAATGGCAGGATGAATACCGGAACAATGAACAAGAACCCGCTCGAACTTGCCATCCGCTACGGCTTCCTCGTCCTACTCGGCGGACTGGCCCTTTTCTTCAGCCTCTATGCCAGCGGCTTTGCCAGCCCGCGTTCGGCAGTCTTCATCCTGCAGTCGGTGGCCATTACCGGCATTCTCGCACTCGGTGTCACCTGTACGCTGGTGGTGGGCGGGTTCGACCTGTCCATCGGCTCTGTCGCAACCTCGGCGCTGATGCTGTCCGCCTATTCCATGGTGGTGCTGGAGCAATCCGCCTTTGTCGCGGTTGCACTCTGCCTGGTGATGGGTGCGGTCGTCGGGCTGATCAACGGGTTCCTGATCGTGAAGATGCGGGTGCCGGACCTTTTGGCGACGCTCGGCATGATGTTCCTTCTCATCGGTTTGCAGCGCATTCCGACCCAGGGCAATTCGATTGCGACCGGGATGAGCCTGGGCGAGGGCGTCGTTGCGGAGGGAACGTTCTCCGCGGCCTTCCTTTGGCTCGGCCGGCATCGGTTCGACCTGTTCCTGGACCGGTTGCTGCCGGTGCCGGTGGTGGTGTTCCTTTTGATCGCGCTGCTGATCTGGCTGTTCCTGGGGTACACCCGCCATGGCCGCCTGATGTATGCCATCGGCTCCAACGAACGGGCTGCCGAACTGGTCGGCACAAACGTGCAGCGCTACAAGATCGTGGCCTACATGATTTCCGGCATGCTGGCATCGGTTGGCGGCATTCTGCTGGCTGCCCGCCTTGGCCGCGGTGACATCGCCTCCGGCAACAACCTTCTGCTCGACAGCGTGGCCGCAGCCCTCATCGGCTTCGCGGTACTGGGCGCTGCCCGCCCGAACGCCTTCGGCACGGCGGCAGGGGCACTGTTCGTCGGTATTCTTCTTCAGGGGCTGACGATGATGAACGCTCCTTACTACATGCAAGATTTCGTCAAGGGCGCCGTGTTGGTCGCCGCCCTTGTCTTCACATTCTACCTGTCCTCGCGACGTGGGGGCCGGAGAACAGCGTGACGCCCTGAATGGCGCCGTTTCCATTGGGAGGAAAACAAATGCTGAGACGTGAATTCATGAAGCTGGCGGTTGCCGCCGGGATCGGGCTTTCCGGCGGAGCGGCTTTTGCAGCCGACATGCCGGCGCCGTTCGACAAGCCGGAAGAGGTCAAGATCGCGCTGGTGCGTTATCTGTCCACCGGTGACTTCTTCCAGTCCTATCTTTCGGGTGTTGAAAAGCAGTCAGCTGCCCTTGGCGTTGATCTGCGTGTTCTCGACAGCCGTCAGGATGCCGCCCTTCAGGCCGACATGGTCGACCAGGCCATTGCGCTTGGTGTCGACGGCATCATCATCCAGCACGGCCTGACCGAATCCATGAAGGCCGCTGCACAGCGCGCTGTCGATGCGGGCATCAAGGTTGTCGCCTTCGACGTCAACGTTGAAAACGATGCGATCCCGCAGATCGAACAGTCCGACTACCTGCTCGGCAAGCTGGCCCTGGAACAGGCGAT includes these proteins:
- a CDS encoding ABC transporter permease, which gives rise to MNTGTMNKNPLELAIRYGFLVLLGGLALFFSLYASGFASPRSAVFILQSVAITGILALGVTCTLVVGGFDLSIGSVATSALMLSAYSMVVLEQSAFVAVALCLVMGAVVGLINGFLIVKMRVPDLLATLGMMFLLIGLQRIPTQGNSIATGMSLGEGVVAEGTFSAAFLWLGRHRFDLFLDRLLPVPVVVFLLIALLIWLFLGYTRHGRLMYAIGSNERAAELVGTNVQRYKIVAYMISGMLASVGGILLAARLGRGDIASGNNLLLDSVAAALIGFAVLGAARPNAFGTAAGALFVGILLQGLTMMNAPYYMQDFVKGAVLVAALVFTFYLSSRRGGRRTA